A window of the Plasmodium vivax chromosome 12, whole genome shotgun sequence genome harbors these coding sequences:
- a CDS encoding hypothetical protein, conserved (encoded by transcript PVX_082555A), protein MDGEAAAPTGGAGPKYIVEHLDELEEWSILEYIHICETVKDQNVIFTKFDRPFGEVSEEHNPTCYKQPISELKDKFEWKKICLLDMKATSTLTCSDREHLDYLLFGGILGNVPSDDRTSILRKCQFVISRNLGDMQMTTNTAVLVCHIILDKHVEFKDIPFVDSPEIPLRNEKETMVLPFRFVSKSFFTGMEGDRNVPVLPRNFTEYLIGLGDQRVGDLDEFLSGVVV, encoded by the coding sequence ATGGACGGCGAGGCGGCCGCGCCGACCGGGGGGGCGGGCCCCAAGTACATCGTGGAGCACCTGGACGAGCTGGAGGAGTGGAGCATTCTGGagtacatacacatatgcgaAACGGTGAAGGACCAAAATGTCATATTCACCAAATTTGACAGGCCCTTTGGCGAAGTATCGGAGGAGCACAACCCGACGTGCTACAAACAGCCCATCAGCGAGTTGAAGGACAAATtcgagtggaaaaaaatatgcctctTGGATATGAAAGCGACGAGCACTTTAACGTGCAGCGATAGGGAGCACTTGGATTACTTGCTCTTTGGAGGGATACTCGGAAATGTTCCATCGGATGACAGGACCTCTATTTTGCGGAAGTGCCAGTTTGTCATTTCGAGAAATCTTGGGGACATGCAGATGACTACAAACACCGCCGTCCTCGTCTGCCACATCATTTTAGATAAGCACGTGGAGTTTAAGGACATCCCTTTTGTGGACAGCCCAGAAATTCCCTtgcgaaatgaaaaggagacgatggttcttccctttcgtttTGTCTCCAAGTCGTTTTTTACGGGGATGGAGGGGGATAGAAATGTGCCCGTGCTGCCGCGGAATTTTACTGAATATTTGATTGGCCTGGGGGACCAGCGCGTGGGGGACCTGGACGAGTTCCTCTCGGGGGTGGTGGTGTAG
- a CDS encoding apurinic/apyrimidinic endonuclease Apn1, putative (encoded by transcript PVX_082560A), whose protein sequence is MKGTKGEKKTVKQEGAKQEEEEKKDGAPTSKKKINKKEKNNAVKKEQAEGKKTKKEKKNSAQTGETPKGRDKPVAVYPPIPKSLDDRWNDFRTIEKYTEITNVYLGAHISAGGGVQNAPTNCFNVAGQAFALFLKNQRKWESPSLSPESIKQFEQNCKAYKLDAKYILPHGSYLINLANPDGEKREKSYLSFLDDVRRCEQLNIPLYNFHPGSTTGMCSLEEGIKNVADCINRVHKETSNVVIVLENSAGQKNSVGSKFEDLKNIISLIEDKSRIGVCLDTCHTFAAGYDIRSYNGFDLVMKQFDEIIDASYLKAVHLNDSKSELGSGLDRHENIGKGKLSLETFKYVMTARYFKNIPIILETPDVANDESVYKYEIRFLYEMVVNNPSGGAAT, encoded by the coding sequence ATGAAAGGcaccaagggggagaagaagacggTGAAGCAGGAAGGGGcgaagcaggaggaggaggagaaaaaggacgGCGCGCCCACctcgaagaaaaaaattaacaaaaaggaaaaaaacaacgcggtaaagaaggaacaagcagaaggaaaaaagacgaagaaggagaagaaaaacagcGCGCAGACCGGAGAAACACCCAAGGGAAGAGACAAACCCGTGGCGGTGTATCCCCCCATCCCGAAAAGCTTAGACGACCGATGGAACGACTTCCGCACGATTGAAAAATACACAGAAATTACTAATGTCTATTTAGGGGCGCACATATcagcggggggaggagtGCAGAACGCGCCGACGAACTGTTTCAACGTGGCTGGGCAAGCATTCGcgttgtttttaaaaaaccaGAGGAAGTGGGAGAGTCCCTCCCTCTCCCCTGAAAGTATAAAACAGTTTgagcaaaattgcaaagcgTATAAGTTAGACGCCAAGTATATTCTTCCCCATGGGTCATACCTAATCAATTTGGCAAACCCAGATGgggagaaaagggagaaatcttatctctcctttttggaTGATGTAAGAAGATGTGAGCAGTTAAACATACCGCTTTATAACTTCCACCCCGGGTCAACAACAGGCATGTGCTCCCTCGAagaaggaattaaaaatgtagccGATTGTATTAACAGGGTGCACAAAGAAACCTCTAACGTTGTGATAGTGCTTGAAAATTCAGCTGGACAGAAAAACTCCGTGGGATCCAAATTtgaagatttaaaaaatattatttctcTAATTGAGGACAAATCTAGAATTGGGGTCTGTCTAGATACATGCCATACCTTCGCAGCGGGATATGACATACGCTCCTACAACGGTTTCGATCTAGTGATGAAACAGTTTGACGAAATTATAGATGCCAGTTACTTGAAGGCTGTCCATCTGAATGACTCCAAGTCGGAACTTGGCAGTGGCCTGGACAGGCATGAGAACATAGGCAAGGGGAAGCTCTCTCTGGAGACCTTCAAATATGTAATGACCGCTAGGTACTTTAAGAACATCCCCATCATTTTGGAGACCCCCGATGTGGCCAATGACGAGTCGGTCTACAAGTACGAGATAAGGTTCCTCTACGAGATGGTGGTGAATAATCCCTCTGGGGGGGCAGCCACTTAG
- a CDS encoding eukaryotic translation initiation factor 6, putative (encoded by transcript PVX_082570A) codes for MAIRVQFENSNEVGVFSRLTNSYALIAMGGSENFSSVFESELSQHIPLVYTTIGGTKVIGRVCVGNRKGLLVSSICTDQELLHLRNALPENVKIKRIEERLSALGNCITANDYVGLIHTDIDRETEEIVQDVLDIEVFRTSIAGNLLVGTYSYFTNNGGLLHAMTSSQEIEELSELLQIPLITGTVNRGSDLIGAGLVANDWSAFCGMDTTAIELSIIEKVFKLNSIEDANIEDNFKYKSSIIQTMI; via the coding sequence ATGGCCATACGAGTGCAGTTCGAAAACTCCAACGAGGTGGGGGTGTTTTCCAGGCTGACGAACTCGTACGCGCTGATCGCCATGGGGGGCTCGGAAAATTTCTCGAGCGTCTTCGAATCGGAGCTGTCCCAACACATCCCCCTGGTGTACACCACCATCGGAGGAACCAAAGTGATTGGGAGAGTCTGCGTGGGGAACAGGAAGGGGCTACTCGTTTCCAGCATATGTACAGACCAGGAGCTCCTCCACTTAAGAAACGCTCTCccagaaaatgtgaaaataaaaagaatcgAGGAGAGACTCTCAGCACTGGGAAATTGCATAACAGCCAACGATTACGTGGGGCTAATCCACACCGATATAGACAGAGAGACGGAGGAGATAGTGCAAGACGTTCTAGATATTGAGGTGTTTAGGACCTCCATCGCTGGGAACCTTCTTGTTGGAACCTACTCCTACTTTACGAACAATGGGGGGCTCCTACACGCCATGACATCTTCCCAAGAAATTGAAGAACTCTCAGAGCTGCTTCAAATACCGTTGATTACCGGCACTGTTAACAGGGGAAGTGACCTCATCGGGGCTGGCCTGGTGGCCAACGACTGGTCTGCCTTCTGCGGAATGGACACCACTGCCATCGAGCTGAGTATCATTGAGAAGGTCTTCAAGCTGAACAGCATCGAGGACGCAAACATTGAAGATAACTTCAAGTACAAATCGTCCATCATCCAGACGATGATTTAG
- a CDS encoding isoleucyl-tRNA synthetase, putative (encoded by transcript PVX_082575A), whose translation MLRRGASASVHIAERRALAATLKERRGGTLSRLSSLSSRGEKAKFTPSAVKLKIMEGAPGTHVTFEGVSENPNIVEEEQKVLAYWKSIDAFNTSNKLAENRKAYIFYDGPPFATGLPHYGHLLAGIIKDCVTRYHYQCGYSVERKFGWDCHGLPIEYEIEKENNINKKEDILKMGIDVYNEKCRRIVLKYSNEWVKTVERIGRWIDFKNDYKTMDPTFMESVWWVFSELYKRNYVYKSFKVMPYSCKCNTPISNFELNLNYKDTPDPSIIISFVLASDFPEVEEEGCPGEEVKKLLGEKLSPLYNQKREDGLEGGHKSTEGVTPPMESEILAWTTTPWTLPSNLALCINESFTYLRIHHVKSNRVVIVGECRLEWIVKELKWDVEDLKLLNRFKGKHLKGLRYKPLFGHFYEKYNFKERAYKILADDFVTDDAGTGIVHCAPTYGEDDFRVCKDNEVIDPEKCIFIDPIDANGYFTSEVEMVQNLFIKEADNVIKKHLKNENRLLSNNTIVHSYPFCWRSDTPLIYRAIPAWFIRVSNSTNELVKNNNTTYWIPHHIKEKKFHNWISDAKDWCISRNRYWGTPIPIWADEKMETVICVESIAHLEKLSGVKNVKDLHRHFIDHIEIENPKGKDHPKLKRIPEVFDCWFESGSMPYAKVHYPFSTEKENFHKIFPADFIAEGLDQTRGWFYTLLVISTLLFDRAPFKNLICNGLVLASDGKKMSKRLKNYPDPLYILDKYGADSLRLYLINSVAVRAENLKFQEKGVNEVVKSFILPFYHSFRFFSQEVTRYECLKKKKFLFQDEYIYKNDNIMDKWIFSSVQMLTKLVHLEMQAYRLYNVLPKLLQFIENLTNWYIRLNRDRMRGSLGEEDCLRALCTTYRTLHLFTVLMAPFTPFITEYIYQQLRRVVSGGTAVSGAISGVTDGGAANGGVSHQSVHFRMLPQVDEHYSIDYGIIELIEKMKTVILLGRVLRERRKVASKKPLKRITILHPSKEYFQNFEQIVLYIKEELNVLHVDCSDDTSCVDFSAVPNYKTLGVKLGADLKKVQNKIKSLDSHSVRKYQAEGKITLEGVTLEGDDIIVQMKPTFQNENTDIISNDSVTLLMDFTTDQQLENMANARELCNHIQKMRKNLSLTQNSPVKMLVYIADDALRTNMVSEMAYIRKCLRRELHVLPSQEDYNALADKMHDEEILLAGCPVRLVFAPA comes from the coding sequence ATGCTCAGGCGGGGCGCCAGCGCGAGCGTGCACATCGCGGAGAGACGCGCGTTAGCGGCCACCCTGAAGGAGCGGCGGGGAGGCACCCTAAGCAGACTAAGCAGCCTGAGCAGCCGAGGCGAGAAGGCCAAGTTTACCCCAAGTGCAGTCAAACTGAAGATAATGGAGGGAGCGCCGGGCACCCACGTGACCTTCGAAGGGGTCTCGGAAAACCCCAACAttgtggaggaggagcagaaggTGCTCGCCTACTGGAAGAGCATCGACGCGTTTAACACGTCGAATAAGCTGGCCGAAAATAGGAAGgcgtatatattttacgaTGGGCCCCCCTTTGCCACAGGGCTCCCACATTATGGGCACCTACTGGCAGGCATAATAAAAGACTGCGTGACGAGGTACCACTACCAGTGTGGGTACTCAGTGGAGAGGAAGTTCGGATGGGACTGTCACGGACTCCCAATCGAAtatgaaattgaaaaggaaaataacatTAATAAGAAGGAGGACAtcttaaaaatgggcatcgatgtttataatgaaaaatgtagGAGAATCGTTTTGAAGTACTCCAACGAGTGGGTCAAAACGGTGGAGAGAATCGGCAGGTGGATCGATTTTAAGAATGATTATAAGACCATGGACCCTACCTTTATGGAGAGTGTTTGGTGGGTGTTCAGCGAGTTATATAAGAGGAATTACGTTTACAAGTCCTTTAAGGTGATGCCATATTCGTGCAAATGCAACACCCCAATTTCGAATTTTGAACTTAACCTCAATTATAAGGACACGCCAGATCCCAGCATCATCATCAGCTTCGTTCTTGCGTCTGACTTTCCagaagtggaggaggagggctgcccgggggaggaggtgaagaagctccTGGGGGAGAAGCTATCCCCGTTGTATAATCAGAAGAGGGAGGATGGCCTCGAGGGAGGCCACAAATCAACAGAGGGGGTGACTCCCCCTATGGAGAGCGAAATCCTCGCGTGGACGACCACCCCCTGGACGCTTCCGTCCAACTTGGCGCTCTGCATAAATGAGAGCTTCACCTACCTGCGGATACACCACGTGAAAAGCAACCGAGTGGTGATCGTGGGGGAGTGCAGACTGGAGTGGATCGTGAAGGAGCTCAAGTGGGATGTGGAAGACCTGAAGCTGCTAAACCGCTTCAAAGGGAAGCACCTAAAGGGGTTGCGCTATAAGCCGCTGTTCGGCCACTTCTACGAGAAGTACAATTTTAAAGAGAGGGCGTATAAAATTCTGGCGGACGACTTCGTGACGGACGACGCAGGTACCGGCATAGTGCACTGTGCCCCGACATATGGTGAGGACGATTTTAGGGTGTGCAAAGATAACGAAGTGATCGACCCGGAAAAGTGCATCTTCATAGACCCGATAGACGCAAATGGGTACTTCACTAGCGAAGTCGAAATGGTGCAGAACCTCTTCATTAAAGAGGCAGACAATGTGATTAAGAAGCATTTGAAGAATGAAAATCGTCTGCTCAGCAACAATACCATTGTGCATTCGTACCCCTTCTGCTGGAGAAGTGACACCCCCCTGATTTATAGAGCCATCCCAGCGTGGTTCATCCGAGTGAGTAACTCCACAAACGAGTTAGTAAAGAATAACAATACGACGTATTGGATTCCTCACCATATTAAGGAGAAGAAATTTCACAACTGGATTTCAGATGCGAAGGATTGGTGCATTAGTAGGAACCGGTACTGGGGTACTCCCATCCCCATATGGGCagatgaaaaaatggaaacggTCATATGTGTAGAAAGTATTGCCCATTTGGAGAAACTCTCTGGGGTGAAGAACGTAAAGGATTTACACAGACATTTTATAGACCACATCGAAATAGAAAACCCCAAGGGGAAGGATCATCCCAAGTTGAAGCGAATTCCAGAAGTGTTCGACTGCTGGTTTGAGAGTGGCTCCATGCCCTATGCAAAGGTGCATTACCCATTTAGCACCGAGAAGGAAAATTTCCACAAAATTTTTCCCGCAGATTTTATCGCTGAGGGGTTAGACCAAACGAGGGGATGGTTCTACACGCTACTCGTCATTAGTACCCTGCTCTTTGATAGGGCCCCCTTTAAGAATTTAATTTGCAACGGGTTGGTGCTCGCCTCCGATGGGAAGAAGATGAGTAAGAGGTTGAAGAATTACCCAGACCCGCTGTATATCCTAGACAAATATGGGGCGGACAGTTTGAGACTCTACCTTATCAACTCGGTAGCCGTTCGAgcagaaaatttaaaattccAAGAGAAAGGAGTTAACGAAGTGGTAAAAAGTTTTATCCTCCCCTTTTACCATagcttccgcttcttctctCAAGAGGTGACCCGGTACGAGTGcctaaagaagaagaagttccTCTTCCAAGATGagtacatttataaaaatgataatatcaTGGACAAGTGGATTTTCTCTTCCGTTCAAATGCTGACGAAGCTTGTGCACTTGGAGATGCAGGCCTACAGACTTTATAATGTGCTCCCGAAACTGCTGCAGTTTATAGAGAATCTAACCAACTGGTACATTCGGCTGAACCGGGACCGGATGCGGGGCAGCCTGGGGGAGGAGGACTGCCTGCGGGCCCTCTGCACGACGTACCGGACGCTCCACCTCTTCACCGTCCTCATGGCCCCCTTCACGCCCTTCATCACGGAGTACATCTACCAGCAGCTGCGCAGGGTTGTGAGCGGCGGTACGGCGGTTAGCGGTGCGATTAGCGGCGTGACTGACGGAGGAGCCGCTAACGGTGGAGTGTCCCACCAAAGTGTGCACTTCCGCATGCTGCCGCAAGTAGACGAGCACTACTCCATCGACTACGGAATCATCGAGCTGATCGAAAAGATGAAGACCGTCATCCTGCTCGGCCGAGTGCTGCGCGAGAGGAGGAAGGTCGCCAGCAAGAAGCCCCTAAAGAGAATCACCATCCTGCACCCCTCAAAGGAGTACTTCCAAAATTTCGAGCAAATTGTGCTCTACATAAAGGAAGAGCTGAACGTGCTCCACGTGGACTGCTCAGACGACACCAGCTGCGTGGACTTCTCCGCTGTGCCGAATTACAAAACGTTGGGAGTTAAATTGGGGGCCGACTTGAAGAAGgtgcaaaataaaatcaaaaGTTTGGACTCCCACTCGGTTAGGAAGTACCAGGCGGAGGGGAAAATCACTTTGGAGGGAGTCACCCTCGAGGGAGATGACATCATCGTGCAGATGAAGCCAACcttccaaaatgaaaacacaGACATTATAAGCAACGACTCCGTGACCCTCCTCATGGACTTCACCACAGATCAGCAACTGGAAAATATGGCAAACGCAAGAGAGCTGTGCAACCACATACAGAAGATGAGGAAGAACCTCTCCCTCACGCAGAACTCGCCGGTTAAAATGCTCGTCTACATCGCGGACGACGCGCTGCGTACCAACATGGTGAGCGAGATGGCCTACATTAGGAAGTGCCTCCGCCGCGAACTGCACGTGCTGCCCTCCCAGGAGGACTACAATGCCCTCGCGGACAAGATGCACGACGAGGAGATCCTGCTGGCCGGCTGCCCCGTCCGCCTCGTCTTCGCCCCGGCGTAG
- a CDS encoding trafficking protein particle complex 2, putative (encoded by transcript PVX_082545A), with amino-acid sequence MSRSTVGSPAAAYQVYVLAVIGKGDIPLYEADLSMNVKKDISEHLAQFIIHQSLDSLDVLVWKSTSLFLKTVDSFNSYSVSAYCTTGHVKFLLLHKNKNEVGSGGGGSGGGGSAGGPPIYVPSDDNIRSFFETVHENYIKVLMNPLYEPNGMITSSLFDQNVQLAAKRFLHG; translated from the coding sequence ATGAGTCGAAGCACCGTGGGCAGCCCTGCGGCGGCGTACCAGGTGTACGTGCTGGCAGTAATAGGCAAAGGAGACATCCCCTTGTACGAAGCCGATCTATCCATGAACGTGAAAAAGGACATTTCAGAGCACCTGGCACAATTCATCATCCATCAGTCGTTAGATTCTTTGGATGTCCTCGTGTGGAAGAGCACCAGTCTGTTCTTAAAAACAGTCGATTCGTTTAACAGCTATTCGGTATCTGCGTATTGTACCACTGGCCATGTAAAGTTTTTACTTCTTCATAAGAACAAGAATGAGGTGGGCAGCGGCGGTGGAGGcagcgggggaggaggcaGCGCCGGGGGACCCCCCATCTATGTGCCCTCCGATGATAACATTCGATCCTTTTTCGAGACCGTGCACGAAAACTACATTAAGGTGTTAATGAACCCGCTGTACGAGCCCAACGGGATGATTACGAGTTCTCTCTTTGACCAGAATGTGCAGCTGGCGGCCAAGCGCTTCCTCCACGGGtga
- a CDS encoding hypothetical protein, conserved (encoded by transcript PVX_082550A), with protein sequence MDDFEYYFLPNEEESEQVKGAKLELHKVLKRNRERHSKVNKPMKAASNVISLLGGKEDASKGKMEASPSWGDGEKAPWRGTHPSERSGEDYSKRRRSHKADTRLKAGGEEQFPSEGPPAGENSNEDHQEIEVNVKRRIQSGDSLGEAALEGGRKGKRRLHEDNTPHRGKKPKGGVAMTRAIPTGLSSHGGKSSTVGDAAIKWTASGGSAKSRSNSCSGISEGSDQSDSLSSGRSSSTDYLSHDKGEKRGKVKMERPPRGAAGKAAASTAARAATAAIASATSSATAATATATTAKGGAKRGRSPEEPSGERKKYSGVMLLHRFKINYQSLTETEKKYYRYMMKKLHVGYDHERHIFYADDEFTKCFTERVHQEKGNFNPLGYLEYACFYILEWLTPTREEKLLKQKALIKLEIVVKSLFPKATMQPFGSFVTGLSIPGSDLDVCFLGIPLEDLDALLIISYALVKLDIVADIRLIKDARVKILKYIDRETGVQVDVCTNQLSSRQTTDFIKSKLQKFIYMRPLVILLKFFLNTRNLNETYIGGIGSFLLCCMVLHFLQLHPSTFDWNVFSNSCLVKLLLEFFSFYSIDYNVDFNCSVLRGLGHVMPRYMRREFERNNRLCFENPVDTSLDIGKNAYKIRYVFYLFSHQFCALASLIKGVSGGAARGRAARGAGEKLGGYEERGAEEKQSGNAGEKPGRFSEGDKLDAGGRMFPLFFANFLNPDSIVFTKRLKADFPNPQWNVGHFDFVVTTEEKHLLLEMLRDDWASYFERGLPRASAALFAALDRAFPFSLDLYSNAFRYAQHAVKR encoded by the coding sequence ATGGACGACTTCGAGTACTACTTCCTCCCAAATGAGGAGGAGTCGGAGCAGGTGAAGGGAGCCAAACTGGAGCTGCACAAAGTGCTGAAGCGAAACAGAGAAAGGCACAGCAAGGTGAACAAGCCGATGAAGGCGGCGTCCAATGTGATATCTCTCCttggggggaaggaggatGCGTCGAAGGGGAAGATGGAAGCATCTCCCTCTTGGGGTGATGGGGAGAAGGCCCCCTGGAGAGGCACGCACCCCTCGGAGAGAAGTGGAGAAGATTACtccaaaaggaggaggagccaCAAAGCAGACACGAGGCTCAAAGCAGGGGGAGAGGAACAGTTCCCCAGTGAAGGCCCCCCAGCAGGTGAAAACTCAAATGAAGACCATCAAGAGATTGAGGTGAATGTGAAAAGGAGAATTCAATCGGGTGATAGCttaggggaagcggcactgGAGGGAGGCCGAAAGGGTAAAAGAAGGCTTCATGAGGATAATACTCCCCACCGGGGGAAAAAGCCCAAAGGGGGGGTAGCAATGACAAGGGCAATACCCACCGGGTTGAGCAGCCATGGAGGGAAGAGCTCCACTGTGGGTGACGCTGCCATAAAGTGGACGGCTTCGGGAGGGAGTGCGAAAAGCCGAAGCAACAGTTGCAGCGGCATCTCCGAGGGGAGCGACCAGTCAGATTCGCTTTCCTCGGGGAGGTCCTCCTCGACGGATTACCTCTCCCATGataagggggagaaaagggggaaggtcAAAATGGAGCGGCCCCCGCGGGGAGCGGCGGGTAAAGCGGCCGCGTCGACTGCGGCGAGAGCGGCCACCGCTGCGATTGCGAGCGCCACTTCGAGCGCCACCGCCGCTACCGCTACCGCGACCACCGCTAAGGGCGGCGCCAAACGGGGGCGGTCGCCGGAGGAGCCGAgcggggaaaggaaaaaatacagcGGGGTGATGCTCCTGCACAGGTTTAAAATAAACTACCAAAGCCTCACCGAAACGGAGAAGAAATACTACCGCTACATGATGAAGAAGCTGCACGTGGGGTACGATCACGAGAGGCACATCTTCTATGCAGACGACGAATTCACCAAGTGCTTTACAGAAAGGGTGCACcaagaaaaggggaattttAACCCCCTGGGGTATTTAGAATATGCCTGCTTCTACATCCTTGAGTGGTTAACCCCTACACGGGAGGAAAAACTGTTAAAGCAAAAAGCGTTGATCAAATTGGAGATCGTGGTGAAGTCTCTCTTTCCAAAGGCTACGATGCAGCCGTTTGGTTCCTTCGTCACAGGGTTGTCTATCCCGGGCAGCGACCTCGATGTGTGCTTTCTGGGCATCCCCCTGGAGGACCTCGACGCATTGCTAATCATTTCATACGCCCTAGTAAAACTAGACATCGTAGCGGATATACGCCTAATAAAAGACGCGAGGGTAAAAATTCTAAAGTACATAGACCGCGAAACGGGTGTTCAGGTGGACGTCTGTACCAATCAGCTTTCCTCTAGACAGACGAccgattttataaaaagtaaattgcaaaaatttatatatatgaggCCCCTTGTCATTCTATTAAAGTTTTTTCTTAACACAAGAAATTTGAATGAAACGTATATAGGTGGGATTGGTTCTTTCCTCCTCTGCTGTAtggttttgcattttttacagCTGCACCCGTCTACCTTCGATTGGAATGTCTTCAGCAACAGCTGCCTGGTGAAGTTGCTCCTGGAGTTCTTCAGCTTCTACAGTATAGACTACAACGTGGATTTCAACTGCTCCGTTTTGCGAGGCCTGGGGCATGTCATGCCGAGGTACATGAGGAGAGAGTTCGAACGGAACAATCGCCTCTGCTTTGAGAACCCAGTGGATACCTCTCTGGACATTGGCAAGAACGCCTACAAGATCAGGTACGTCTTTTACCTCTTCAGCCACCAGTTCTGCGCGCTGGCGAGCCTGATCAAGGGGGTGAgcgggggggcggcgcgCGGTAGAGCGGCGCGCggagcgggggagaagctggGCGGTTACGAGGAACGTGGTGCGGAAGAGAAGCAGAGCGGCAacgcgggggagaagccggGCCGCTTCTCCGAGGGCGACAAGCTGGACGCGGGCGGCCGCATgttccccctcttcttcgcCAACTTCCTCAACCCGGACAGCATCGTCTTCACGAAGCGCCTGAAGGCGGACTTCCCCAACCCGCAGTGGAACGTCGGCCACTTCGATTTCGTGGTGACCacggaggagaagcaccTGCTGCTGGAGATGCTGCGGGACGACTGGGCCTCCTACTTCGAGCGGGGCCTCCCCCGCGCCTCCGCGGCCCTCTTCGCCGCCCTCGACCGggccttccccttctccctgGACCTCTACAGCAACGCGTTCAGGTATGCCCAGCAtgcggtaaagcggtga
- a CDS encoding DEAD/DEAH box helicase domain containing protein (encoded by transcript PVX_082565A) — MTDGRKIKRKGKPPLLRHSKLRKLFYIRMYLQRKHREARATRRQTDGNSAGGAASPPVTFEELGVEDWLVKISKTVQISHPTKIQQLCLPLIMRGHNVIGTSETGTGKTICYCWGILQELNKNPFGVFALVLLPTRELVVQVVEQFLLYGHKIGIKIISCIGGSSLIEQRRGVLAKPHVVVGTPGRTSDVMDNCEDVRSCFRRLRFLVLDEADLLLRSCYEAKLEGILRGVRGGGSGETSGPVGGAVGGRRTLLFSSTITDSLELLANSFPQEDLLLVNVNRKQKPLKNLDQRYVYVDEIAQMTYLVYLLRKKLPDQSGIIFTDNSYRCELVYTVLSMLGGFSVESIHSSKEPKKRLAALSKIKNGGCNILVATDIISRGIDIPKTSFVINFDFPNDSILYVHRVGRTARANRKGVAISFVDKRDVNSFNSVMQTMRGALKPWRLRRREVLQDMFHVGRVLKKAELLLEERADARRDHRRVQRFVHRAV; from the coding sequence ATGACGGACGGGAGGAAGATCAAACGGAAGGGGAAGCCGCCCCTACTAAGGCACTCCAAACTGAGGAAGCTCTTTTACATTAGGATGTACCTACAGAGGAAGCATCGCGAAGCTCGTGCCACTCGCCGCCAAACTGATGGTAACTCTGCTGGAGgagctgcctcccccccagtgACGTTCGAAGAACTGGGGGTGGAAGACTGGCTAgttaaaataagtaaaacGGTTCAAATCAGCCACCCAACGAAGATACAGCAGTTGTGCTTGCCCCTCATAATGAGGGGACACAACGTGATTGGGACGTCGGAGACAGGAACGGGAAAAACCATCTGTTACTGTTGGGGCATTTTGCAGGAGTTAAATAAAAACCCTTTTGGAGTCTTCGCCTTAGTGTTGCTCCCCACGAGGGAGCTGGTGGTTCAAGTGGTGGAGCAGTTCCTTCTGTACGGGCACAAGATAGGCATAAAAATCATCTCGTGCATTGGGGGGTCCTCCCTGATTGAGCAGCGGAGGGGAGTGTTGGCCAAGCCGCACGTGGTCGTGGGTACCCCCGGGCGAACCAGCGACGTCATGGACAATTGCGAGGACGTTAGGAGCTGCTTCAGGAGGCTCCGCTTCCTCGTTCTGGACGAAGCGGACTTGCTGCTGCGCAGTTGCTATGAGGCGAAGCTGGAGGGAATTCTCCGCGGGgttcgcgggggggggagcggtgaaaCTAGCGGCCCCGTTGGCGGGGCAGTTGGTGGGCGAAGGACCCTGCTCTTCAGCTCGACCATCACGGACTCGCTCGAACTGCTGGCCAACTCCTTCCCCCAGGAGGACCTACTCCTCGTAAACGTCAACCGGAAACAGAAGCCACTGAAAAATTTAGACCAGCGGTACGTCTACGTGGACGAGATCGCCCAGATGACCTATTTGGTGTATCTCCTGCGGAAGAAGTTACCTGACCAGTCAGGCATTATTTTTACAGATAACAGCTACAGATGTGAATTGGTCTACACAGTGCTGAGCATGCTGGGGGGGTTCTCCGTAGAGTCTATCCACTCGTCAAAGGAACCTAAAAAAAGGCTAGCTGCTCTgtcgaaaataaaaaacggaGGGTGTAACATTTTGGTAGCAACAGACATAATCAGCAGAGGTATTGACATCCCCAAAACTTCCtttgttataaattttgattttcctAATGATTCTATTTTGTATGTGCACCGGGTTGGTAGAACGGCCAGAGCTAATAGGAAAGGGGTGGCCATCTCCTTCGTGGACAAGCGAGATGTTAACTCGTTTAATAGCGTCATGCAGACGATGAGGGGCGCGTTGAAGCCGTGGCGCTTGAGGAGGAGGGAGGTCCTCCAGGATATGTTCCACGTGGGCCGCGTGCTCAAGAAGGCCGAGCTGCTGCTGGAGGAGAGGGCGGACGCCCGCCGCGACCACCGGCGGGTGCAGCGCTTCGTGCACCGCGCGGTGTGA